In a single window of the Balaenoptera acutorostrata chromosome 3, mBalAcu1.1, whole genome shotgun sequence genome:
- the MFAP1 gene encoding microfibrillar-associated protein 1, with protein MSVPSSLMKQPPIQSTAGAVPVRNEKGEISMEKVKVKRYVSGKRPDYAPMESSDEEDEEFQFIKKAKEQEAEPEEQEEDSSSDPRLRRLQNRISEDVEERLARHRKIVEPEVVGESDSEVEGDAWRMEREDSSEEEEEEIDDEEIERRRGMMRQRAQERKNEELEVMEVEDEGRSGEESESESEYEEYTDSEDEMEPRLKPVFIRKKDRVTVQEREAEALKQKELEQEAKRMAEERRKYTLKIVEEETKKELEENKRSLAALDALNTDDENDEEEYEAWKVRELKRIKRDREDREALEKEKAEIERMRNLTEEERRAELRANGKVITNKAVKGKYKFLQKYYHRGAFFMDEDEEVYKRDFSAPTLEDHFNKTILPKVMQVKNFGRSGRTKYTHLVDQDTTSFDSAWGQESAQNTKFFKQKAAGVRDVFERPSAKKRKTT; from the exons GTGAGATTTCGATGGAAAAAGTGAAGGTAAAACGTTATGTGTCGGGAAAGAGGCCAGACTATGCCCCTATGGAGTCCTCAGATGAGGAGGATGAAGAATTTCAGTTCATTAAGAAAGCCAAAGAacaagaagcagagcctgaggaaCAGGAGGAGGATTCATCTAGCGACCCTCGGCTACGGCGTTTGCAGAACCGTATTAGTGAAGATGTGGAGGAGAG ATTGGCTCGACATCGGAAAATAGTGGAACCTGAAGTGGTTGGAGAAAGTGACTCCGAAGTGGAAGGAGATGCTTGGCGCATGGAACGAGAAGATAGCagtgaagaagaagaggaagagattgaTGATGAG GAAATAGAACGGCGCCGTGGCATGATGCGTCAACGAGCGCAGGAGAGAAAAAATGAAGAGCTCGAAGTCATGGAGGTGGAAGATGAGGGACGTTCTGGGGAGGAGTCAGAATCAGAGTCTGAGTATGAAGAGTACACAGACAGTGAAGATGAGATGGAGCCTCGCCTTAAGCCAGTTTTCATTCGGAA GAAGGACCGGGTAACAGTTCAGGAACGTGAGGCTGAAGCATTGAAACAGAAGGAGCTGGAGCAGGAGGCCAAACGCATGGCTGAGGAGAGGCGCAAGTACACACTCAAG ATTGTAGAAGAGGAGACCAAGAAAGAGCTGGAGGAGAACAAGCGGTCCCTGGCTGCACTGGATGCACTCAATACTGACGATGAAAATGATGAGGAGGAATATGAGGCGTGGAAAGTTCGGGAGCTGAAGAGAATCAAGAGGGACAGAGAAGATCGAGAAGC GCTTGAAAAGGAGAAAGCAGAAATTGAACGCATGCGAAACCTGACTGAGGAAGAGAGGCGAGCTGAGCTTCGGGCAAATGGCAAAGTCATTACCAACAAAGCTGTTAAGGGCAAATATAAGTTCTTACAGAAGTATTATCACCGGGGTGCCTTCTTCATG GATGAGGATGAAGAAGTATACAAGAGAGATTTCAGCGCACCTACCCTGGAGGATCATTTCAACAAAACCATTCTTCCCAAAGTCATGCAG GTCAAGAACTTTGGACGCTCTGGTCGTACCAAATACACCCACCTCGTGGATCAAGACACCACCTCCTTTGACTCAGCATGGGGCCAAGAGAGTGCCCAGAACACAAAGTTCTTTAAACAAAAGGCAGCTGGGGTACGAGATGTATTTGAGCGGCCATCTGCCAAGAAGCGGAAAACTACTTAG
- the HYPK gene encoding huntingtin-interacting protein K isoform X1, translating to MATEGDVELELETETSGPERPPEKPRKHDSGAADLERVTDYAEEKEIQSSNLETAMSVIGDRRSREQKAKQEREKELAKVTIKKEDLELIMTEMEISRAAAERSLREHLGNVVEALIALTN from the exons ATGGCGACCGAGGGGGACGTGGAGCTAGAGTTGGAGACTGAGACCAGCGGCCCGGAGCGGCCTCCAGAGAAGCCACGGAAACATGACAGTGGGGCGGCGGACCTGGAGCGAGTCACCGACTATGCGGAAGAGAAGGAGATCCAGAGTTCCAATCTGGAGACG GCCATGTCCGTGATTGGGGATAGACGGTCCCGGGAGCAGAAAGCCAAACAGGAGCG GGAGAAGGAACTGGCAAAAGTCACTATCAAGAAGGAAGATCTGGAGCTGATA ATGACAGAGATGGAGATCTCGCGAGCAGCAGCAGAACGGAGCTTGAGGGAACACTTGGGGAACGTGGTAGAGGCTCTTATTGCCCTAACCAACTGA
- the HYPK gene encoding huntingtin-interacting protein K isoform X2: MATEGDVELELETETSGPERPPEKPRKHDSGAADLERVTDYAEEKEIQSSNLETGEGTGKSHYQEGRSGADSE, translated from the exons ATGGCGACCGAGGGGGACGTGGAGCTAGAGTTGGAGACTGAGACCAGCGGCCCGGAGCGGCCTCCAGAGAAGCCACGGAAACATGACAGTGGGGCGGCGGACCTGGAGCGAGTCACCGACTATGCGGAAGAGAAGGAGATCCAGAGTTCCAATCTGGAGACG GGAGAAGGAACTGGCAAAAGTCACTATCAAGAAGGAAGATCTGGAGCTGATAGTGAGTAG
- the SERINC4 gene encoding LOW QUALITY PROTEIN: serine incorporator 4 (The sequence of the model RefSeq protein was modified relative to this genomic sequence to represent the inferred CDS: inserted 2 bases in 1 codon), with amino-acid sequence MVGAKAVTSPSTSLRLAQQRSGVCSVIVFCCGPAPCTCCCHPRWPPLTESPCSRLFYILLHVGTSAVCCLLLSRKVVERVWGKARGIQMPSGLCAHLFGHSHCPVLSGSGAVYRVCAGTATFHLLQAVLLVDLHSPTSLRAQLHNTFWLLKLLFLLGLCAVAFCMPDEHLFPAWHYIGICRGFTFILLQLVLITAFAHSWNKNWQTGAAQDCPWFLAVLLTTLGFYSMADVAALLLFHYYXHPDGCLLNKMLLSLHLCCCGLLSFLSIAPCIRLKQLHSGLLQASVISCSIMYLTFSALSSRPPESVILQGQNHTLCLPGLSKMEPPTPDTSLAVLSAGIMYACVLFACNEASYLAEVFGPLWIVKVYSCEIQPSLCFCCPETVEPEEGQRGGAARPANQETAPAPPVQAQQLSYSYSAFHFVFFLASLYVMVTLTNWFSYEGAELEKTFTTGSWTTFWVKVASCWACVLLYLGLLLAPFCWSPTQDPQPPLQATLSSRQYCQITNIQSRYF; translated from the exons ATGGTGGGTGCAAAGGCGGTCACAAGCCCCAGCACCTCCCTCCGCCTGGCACAGCAACGCAGTGGAGTCTGCAGTGTCATA GTGTTCTGCTGTGGGCCTGCTCCCTGTACCTGCTGCTGCCATCCTAGGTGGCCCCCTCTCACGGAGTCTCCTTGTAGCCGCCTGTTCTACATCCTCCTCCATGTGGGGACCTCAGCAGTCTGCTGCCTCCTGCTGTCAAGGAAGGTCGTGGAAAGAGTCTGGGGCAAGGCACGTGGG ATCCAGATGCCCTCAGGGCTTTGTGCCCATCTGTTTGGCCACTCTCACTGCCCAGTGCTCAGCGGCTCTGGGGCTGTATACCGAGTATGTGCAGGAACTGCCACCTTCCACCTGCTGCAGGCTGTGCTGTTGGTCGACCTCCACTCCCCCACCAGCCTGAGAGCACAGCTGCATAA CACCTTCTGGCTCCTCAAGCTGCTGTTCCTGCTAGGTCTCTGTGCTGTTGCCTTCTGCATGCCTGATGAGCATCTCTTCCCAG CCTGGCATTACATTGGCATCTGTAGAGGCTTCACATTCATCCTGCTGCAGTTGGTGCTTATTACAGCCTTTGCCCATTCCTGGAACAAGAACTG GCAAACAGGTGCAGCCCAAGACTGCCCCTGGTTCCTAGCTGTGCTGCTGACCACCCTAGGATTCTACAGCATGGCAGATGTAGCAGCTCTGCTTCTGTTCCACTACTA ACACCCAGATGGCTGCCTGCTCAACAAGATGCTGCTTAGTCTGCACCTTTGTTGCTGtggtctcctctccttcctctccatcgCTCCCTGCATCCGCCTCA AGCAGCTCCACTCTGGCCTTCTACAAGCCTCTGTCATCAGCTGCTCTATCATGTACCTGACATTCTCTGCACTGTCCAGCCGTCCTCCAGAGAGTG TAATCCTTCAAGGACAGAATCACACTCTGTGCCTGCCTGGCCTGAGTAAAATGGAACCCCCAACACCAGATACTTCTCTGGCAGTGTTGAGTGCTGGCATCATGTATGCTTGTGTGCTTTTTGCTT GCAATGAGGCTTCCTACCTTGCTGAGGTATTTGGGCCCTTGTGGATTGTCAAGGTTTACAGCTGTGAGATCCAG CCCTCACTCTGTTTCTGCTGCCCTGAAACAGTGGAGCCAGAGGAAG GGCAAAGAGGTGGGGCTGCCAGGCCAGCTAACCAAGAGACAGCTCCAGCTCCTCCAGTGCAAGCCCAGCAGCTTTCCTATAGCTATTCTGCCTTCCACTTCGTCTTCTTCCTTGCATCACTCTATGTCATGGTTACCCTCACCAACTGGTTCAG CTATGAGGGAGCGGAACTGGAAAAGACTTTCACCACAGGTAGCTGGACTACCTTCTGGGTCAAGGTTGCCTCATGCTGGGCCTGTGTACTCCTCTATCTGGGGCTGCTACTGGCACCATTCTGTTGGTCCCCAACCCAAGATCCCCAGCCTCCTCTTCAGGCGACACTGTCATCGCGTCAGTATTGCCAGATAACAAATATCCAGTCTAGGTACTTTTAA
- the SERF2 gene encoding small EDRK-rich factor 2 isoform X1, translating to MTRGNQRELARQKNMKKQSDSVKGKRRDDGLSAAARKQSAPSSLPPGTRRSCSRSRKRQTRRRRNPSSFVASCPTLLPFACVPGASPTTLAFSPVVLTGPSTDGIPFALSLQRVPFVLPSPQFVCLLGSWPRSCCSLTSHG from the exons ATGACCC GCGGTAACCAGCGCGAGCTCGCCCgccagaagaatatgaaaaagcagaGCGACTCGGTTAAGGGAAAGCGCCGAGATGACGGGCTTTCTGCTGCCGCCCGCAAGCAGAG TGCCCCATCATCTCTACCCCCAGGGACTCGGAGATCATGCAGCAGAAGCAGAAAAAGGCAAACGAGAAGAAGGAGGAACCCAAGTAGCTTTGTGGCTTCGTGTCCAACCCTCTTGCCCTTcgcctgtgtgcctggagccagTCCCACCACGCTCGCGTTTTCTCCTGTAGTGCTCACAGGTCCCAGCACCGATGGCATTCCCTTTGCCCTGAGTCTGCAGCGAGTCCCTTTTGTGCTTCCTTCCCCTCAG TTTGTTTGCCTGCTTGGAAGTTGGCCCAGATCCTGCTGCTCACTGACTTCCCATGGTTAG
- the SERF2 gene encoding small EDRK-rich factor 2 isoform X2: MTRGNQRELARQKNMKKQSDSVKGKRRDDGLSAAARKQSAPSSLPPGTRRSCSRSRKRQTRRRRNPSSFVASCPTLLPFACVPGASPTTLAFSPVVLTGPSTDGIPFALSLQRVPFVLPSPQTLNIILRMELRS; this comes from the exons ATGACCC GCGGTAACCAGCGCGAGCTCGCCCgccagaagaatatgaaaaagcagaGCGACTCGGTTAAGGGAAAGCGCCGAGATGACGGGCTTTCTGCTGCCGCCCGCAAGCAGAG TGCCCCATCATCTCTACCCCCAGGGACTCGGAGATCATGCAGCAGAAGCAGAAAAAGGCAAACGAGAAGAAGGAGGAACCCAAGTAGCTTTGTGGCTTCGTGTCCAACCCTCTTGCCCTTcgcctgtgtgcctggagccagTCCCACCACGCTCGCGTTTTCTCCTGTAGTGCTCACAGGTCCCAGCACCGATGGCATTCCCTTTGCCCTGAGTCTGCAGCGAGTCCCTTTTGTGCTTCCTTCCCCTCAG ACCCTGAACATCATCCTACGGATGGAGTTGAGGTCCTAA
- the SERF2 gene encoding small EDRK-rich factor 2 isoform X3: protein MTRGNQRELARQKNMKKQSDSVKGKRRDDGLSAAARKQSAPSSLPPGTRRSCSRSRKRQTRRRRNPSSFVASCPTLLPFACVPGASPTTLAFSPVVLTGPSTDGIPFALSLQRVPFVLPSPQVASLPLGHSWG, encoded by the exons ATGACCC GCGGTAACCAGCGCGAGCTCGCCCgccagaagaatatgaaaaagcagaGCGACTCGGTTAAGGGAAAGCGCCGAGATGACGGGCTTTCTGCTGCCGCCCGCAAGCAGAG TGCCCCATCATCTCTACCCCCAGGGACTCGGAGATCATGCAGCAGAAGCAGAAAAAGGCAAACGAGAAGAAGGAGGAACCCAAGTAGCTTTGTGGCTTCGTGTCCAACCCTCTTGCCCTTcgcctgtgtgcctggagccagTCCCACCACGCTCGCGTTTTCTCCTGTAGTGCTCACAGGTCCCAGCACCGATGGCATTCCCTTTGCCCTGAGTCTGCAGCGAGTCCCTTTTGTGCTTCCTTCCCCTCAGGTAGCCTCTCTGCCCCTGGGCCActcctgggggtga
- the SERF2 gene encoding small EDRK-rich factor 2 isoform X4 yields the protein MTRGNQRELARQKNMKKQSDSVKGKRRDDGLSAAARKQRDSEIMQQKQKKANEKKEEPK from the exons ATGACCC GCGGTAACCAGCGCGAGCTCGCCCgccagaagaatatgaaaaagcagaGCGACTCGGTTAAGGGAAAGCGCCGAGATGACGGGCTTTCTGCTGCCGCCCGCAAGCAGAG GGACTCGGAGATCATGCAGCAGAAGCAGAAAAAGGCAAACGAGAAGAAGGAGGAACCCAAGTAG
- the ELL3 gene encoding RNA polymerase II elongation factor ELL3, with product MEGPQELLRGKLRLCFTPAARTSLLLLRLNDAALRALQECQRQQVRPVIAFQGNRGYLRLPGPGWSCLFSFIVSPCGQEGPGGGLDLVCQHLGRSGPNRLHCLGPLRERLTIWAAMDSIPAPSSVQGHNLTEDVRDHESWQNMGDYSAGDTISQPQMALEEVPDPLASSQEQSLPGSLREHMAQWEVRYPRNQSHLPNREPDQVLPSSARQKHVDKKRPAPAATVKLKEKRLRSLSLAPSPLQGLPSQELQEGEDWEQEDKDEDISPRLVHSPSVQADSESPSPEEVPDYLLQYRAIHSAEQHHAYKQDFETDYAEYRTLHARVGAASQRFRELGAEMKSAQRGTPEHKMLEEKIVQEYKKFRKRYPGYREEKRRCEYLHQKLSHIKGLILEFEEKNRGS from the exons ATGGAGGGACCCCAGGAGCTTCTGAGGGGGAAGCTCCGGCTCTGCTTCACCCCCGCTGCCCGGACCAGCCTCCTGCTGCTCAGGCTCAACGACGCGGCGCTGCGGGCGCTGCAAGAGTGTCAGCGGCAACAG GTTCGGCCAGTGATTGCTTTCCAAGGCAACCGAGGG TATTTGAGGCTCCCAGGTCCTGGCTGGTCCTGCCTCTTTTCCTTCATAGTGTCTCCGTGTGGCCAGGAGGGCCCTGGTGGTGGCTTGGACCTTGTGTGCCAACATTTAGGCAG ATCTGGGCCTAACCGCCTCCACTGCCTGGGTCCACTCAGGGAGCGCCTCACTATTTGGGCAGCCATGGATTCTATCCCAGCCCCATCTTCAGTTCAGGGTCACAACCTGACTGAAGATGTCAGAGATCATGAGAGCTGGCAGAACATGGGAGACTATTCTGCAGGAGACACAATTTCACAGCCACAGATGGCACTAGAAGAG GTGCCAGATCCACTGGCAAGCAGCCAAGAACAGTCACTCCCAGGATCCTTGAGGGAACACATGGCGCAGTGGGAAGTGAG ATATCCTAGGAACCAGAGCCATCTTCCAAACAGAGAGCCTGATCAGGTACTGCCTTCTTCTGCTCGCCAGAAACACGTGGACAAG AAACGTCCAGCACCTGCAGCTActgtaaaactaaaagaaaagaggCTCAGATCTCTGTCTCTAGCTCCAAGTCCCCTACAAGGGCTGCCTAGTCAGGAGCTACAGGAGGGAGAAGATTGGGAGCAAGAAGATAAAGATGAAGACATTAGCCCCAGGCTGGTGCACAGTCCCTCAGTTCAAGCAG ACTCTGAATCCCCAAGCCCTGAAGAGGTACCAGATTACCTCCT GCAATACAGGGCCATCCACAGCGCAGAACAGCACCATGCTTACAAGCAGGACTTTGAGACAGATTATGCTGAATACCGCACCCTGCATGCCCGTGTTGGGGCTGCAAGCCAAAGGTTCAGAGAGCTGGGAGCAGAGATGAAGAGCGCTCAGCGAGGAACTCCAGAACACAAG ATGCTGGAAGAAAAGATAGTCCAGGAATATAAAAAGTTCAGGAAG CGGTACCCAGGTTACAGGGAAGAAAAGCGCCGCTGTGAGTACCTGCATCAGAAATTGTCCCACATTAAAGGTCTCATCCTGGAGTTTGAGGAAAAGAACAGGGGCAGCTGA